From a region of the Balaenoptera musculus isolate JJ_BM4_2016_0621 chromosome 15, mBalMus1.pri.v3, whole genome shotgun sequence genome:
- the PAGR1 gene encoding PAXIP1-associated glutamate-rich protein 1 has protein sequence MSLVRGHGDTAATMAAPLSEEGEVTSGLQALAVEDTGGPSASADQAEEEGEGGREEAEHEGSGAEEVQGEAPSTEGEEHAKGESEDWCVPCSDEEVELPADGQSWMPPASEIQRLYELLAAHGTLELQAEILPRRPPTPEAQSEEERSDEEPEAKEEEEEKPHMPTEFDFDDEPMTPKDSLIDRRRTPGSSARSQKREARLDKVLSDMKRHKKLEEQILRTGRDLFSLDSEDASPTSPPLRSSGSSLFPRQRKY, from the exons ATGTCCCTTGTCCGGGGCCATGGAGACACTGCAGCCACCATGGCGGCGCCTCTGTCTGAAGAAGGGGAAGTGACCTCCGGCCTCCAGGCTCTGGCCGTGGAGGATACCGGAGGCCCCTCTGCTTCGGCCGATCAAGCCgaggaagagggggaaggaggcCGGGAGGAGGCTGAGCATGAGGGGTCCGGGGCCGAGGAGGTGCAGGGAGAAGCCCCCAGCACTGAGGGGGAAGAGCATGCCAAGGGAGAATCCGAGGACTGGTGCGTGCCCTGCAGCGATGAAGAGGTGGAGCTGCCCGCGGATGGGCAGTCCTGGATGCCACCCGCCTCGGAAATCCAAAGGCTCTATGAACTGCTGGCTGCCCACGGTACTCTGGAGCTACAGGCTGAGATCCTGCCCCGCCGGCCACCCAcacctgaggcccagagtgaAGAGGAGAGATCCGATGAGGAGCCAGAGgccaaagaggaggaagaggaaaa ACCGCACATGCCCACAGAATTTGACTTTGATGATGAGCCAATGACACCAAAGGACTCCCTGATTGACCGGAGACGCACCCCAG gaagctcAGCCCGGAGCCAGAAACGGGAAGCGCGCCTGGACAAGGTTCTCTCAGACATGAAGCGACACAAGAAGCTGGAGGAGCAGATCCTTCGTACTGGCAGGGACCTCTTCAGCCTGGACTCAGAGGATGCCAGCCCCACCAGCCCCCCACTCCGGTCCTCAGGAAGTAGTCTCTTCCCCCGGCAGCGGAAATACTGA
- the PRRT2 gene encoding proline-rich transmembrane protein 2 isoform X2, giving the protein MAASSSQIPAGVPDEPETLQPGPDITGAPVDTEPKAGLAPETTETPTMAPETAQARDLSSSPGGESKANSSTEETCQELPSKPEVSKEATANQGSNLESAAPLAPASEPAPQPDPQLDPQPDPQPEPQPASQPTSKPVLQPEPPTQEDPTSEVLTENVGEKQENGVVVPLQAGDGDGEEGPAPQPHSPSSTKTPPANGAPPRVLQQLVEEDRLGRAHSGHSGSPRGSLSRHPSSQLAGSGVEGGEGTQKPRDYIILAILSCFCPMWPVNIVAFAYAVMSRNSLQQGDVDGAQRLGRVAKLLSIVALVGGVLIIIASCVINLGVYK; this is encoded by the exons ATGGCAGCCAGCAGCTCTCAG ATCCCAGCTGGGGTCCCAGATGAGCCAGAGACCCTGCAGCCAGGACCAGACATAACTGGGGCCCCTGTGGACACAGAGCCCAAGGCTGGGCTGGCTCCAGAAACCACAGAGACCCCAACCATGGCCCCAGAAACAGCTCAGGCCAGAGACCTCAGCTCAAGCCCAGGAGGGGAATCAAAGGCCAACTCCAGCAccgaagaaacatgccaagagcTACCATCCAAACCAGAAGTGAGCAAAGAGGCCACTGCAAACCAGGGGTCCAACCTGGAATCCGCAGCCCCACTTGCGCCAGCCTCAGAGCCTGCTCCCCAGCCAGACCCCCAGCTGGACCCCCAGCCAGACCCTCAGCCAGAACCCCAGCCAGCTTCCCAGCCCACCTCCAAGCCAGTCCTTCAGCCAGAGCCCCCTACCCAGGAGGACCCCACCTCAGAGGTCCTGACTGAGAACGTGGGAGAAAAGCAGGAGAATGGGGTAGTGGTTCCCCTGCAggctggtgatggtgatggggaaGAGGGTCCAGCCCCCCAGCCTCACTCACCATCCTCAACAAAAACCCCCCCAGCCAATGGGGCTCCACCCCGTGTGTTGCAGCAGCTGGTTGAGGAAGATAGACTAGGAAGGGCTCACAGTGGGCATTCAGGATCTCCCCGAGGTAGCCTGAGCCGCCACCCTAGTTCCCAGCTGGCAGGgtctggggtggaggggggtgaaGGCACCCAGAAACCTCGGGACTACATCATCCTCGCCATCCTGTCCTGCTTCTGCCCCATGTGGCCTGTCAACATCGTGGCCTTCGCTTATGCCGTCATG TCCCGGAACAGCCTGCAGCAGGGGGACGTGGATGGGGCCCAGCGTCTGGGTCGCGTGGCCAAGCTCTTAAGCATCGTGGCGCTGGTAGGGGGGGTCCTCATCATCATCGCCTCCTGCGTCATCAACTTAGGCG TGTATAAGTGA
- the PRRT2 gene encoding proline-rich transmembrane protein 2 isoform X1 — protein sequence MAASSSQVSEMKGVEEGPQTQGEGPGHSEAGTGPPQIPAGVPDEPETLQPGPDITGAPVDTEPKAGLAPETTETPTMAPETAQARDLSSSPGGESKANSSTEETCQELPSKPEVSKEATANQGSNLESAAPLAPASEPAPQPDPQLDPQPDPQPEPQPASQPTSKPVLQPEPPTQEDPTSEVLTENVGEKQENGVVVPLQAGDGDGEEGPAPQPHSPSSTKTPPANGAPPRVLQQLVEEDRLGRAHSGHSGSPRGSLSRHPSSQLAGSGVEGGEGTQKPRDYIILAILSCFCPMWPVNIVAFAYAVMSRNSLQQGDVDGAQRLGRVAKLLSIVALVGGVLIIIASCVINLGVYK from the exons ATGGCAGCCAGCAGCTCTCAGGTCTCTGAGATGAAGGGGGTAGAGGAGGGTCCCCAGACCCAGGGAGAAGGGCCTGGCCATTCTGAAGCTGGAACTGGTCCTCCCCAGATCCCAGCTGGGGTCCCAGATGAGCCAGAGACCCTGCAGCCAGGACCAGACATAACTGGGGCCCCTGTGGACACAGAGCCCAAGGCTGGGCTGGCTCCAGAAACCACAGAGACCCCAACCATGGCCCCAGAAACAGCTCAGGCCAGAGACCTCAGCTCAAGCCCAGGAGGGGAATCAAAGGCCAACTCCAGCAccgaagaaacatgccaagagcTACCATCCAAACCAGAAGTGAGCAAAGAGGCCACTGCAAACCAGGGGTCCAACCTGGAATCCGCAGCCCCACTTGCGCCAGCCTCAGAGCCTGCTCCCCAGCCAGACCCCCAGCTGGACCCCCAGCCAGACCCTCAGCCAGAACCCCAGCCAGCTTCCCAGCCCACCTCCAAGCCAGTCCTTCAGCCAGAGCCCCCTACCCAGGAGGACCCCACCTCAGAGGTCCTGACTGAGAACGTGGGAGAAAAGCAGGAGAATGGGGTAGTGGTTCCCCTGCAggctggtgatggtgatggggaaGAGGGTCCAGCCCCCCAGCCTCACTCACCATCCTCAACAAAAACCCCCCCAGCCAATGGGGCTCCACCCCGTGTGTTGCAGCAGCTGGTTGAGGAAGATAGACTAGGAAGGGCTCACAGTGGGCATTCAGGATCTCCCCGAGGTAGCCTGAGCCGCCACCCTAGTTCCCAGCTGGCAGGgtctggggtggaggggggtgaaGGCACCCAGAAACCTCGGGACTACATCATCCTCGCCATCCTGTCCTGCTTCTGCCCCATGTGGCCTGTCAACATCGTGGCCTTCGCTTATGCCGTCATG TCCCGGAACAGCCTGCAGCAGGGGGACGTGGATGGGGCCCAGCGTCTGGGTCGCGTGGCCAAGCTCTTAAGCATCGTGGCGCTGGTAGGGGGGGTCCTCATCATCATCGCCTCCTGCGTCATCAACTTAGGCG TGTATAAGTGA